A segment of the Chrysiogenia bacterium genome:
TCCGCCTCGATGAGGCGGCCTACCGCGTGGCGGGAATCTTCCAGGTCGAAGAGCCCCTGCGCGAGTTCCTTTTCCTTGTGTTTGGCTCTCCTCCTGGCCTCCGGCCCGTCGTTCCCGACGGGTACCCGCCTTCGGTAGCCGTCGGGCAGGCGGTAGTTCAGCCAGTACCGGATTTTCGCGTCCGTGCGTTCGTACACGGAGACGGAAGGGAAGTAATTGGATGGAATTTCAAAATGTCGAAGTAGTTGGCTCATGGGCCGGTTCTCCTCTCCGGACCCGATGGCCACTGCGATGCGCGTCGTTGGCGCCGCATGAACGCGTCGAGGTCCGCTCTGGAGAACACCGGCCTGCGGCCCACTTGATGAAAGGGAAGCAGCTTCCTCCTCGCGTAACGCCGGATTGTTTCCGGCGAGGCACGTAGGTACTCGGCCGCCTCCTCCTCATCGAAATATTCCTTGAGGATGTGCTCTACTTGAATCCGATTTTCAAAGAACTGAGAAGACTGCTTGTATTTATACCTCGCATTGGAATCCGGGACAATCGGGCTGGTAGAGATGCCTGATGGAGAGACCGGGCCCGGCGAGCGGGCGAGCAGCCATGCGCGCAGTTCCCTGAGTTCGGCGAGAATGACACCGATTGCCTCGGACCGGGAATCGGCGCCGGGATCGAGGGACATGAGTGGTTCTGAGGGTTCAGGGGCCATGGCCAGAAGGGGAGATGCTTGTTCTAGATGGCGCCTGACGGATTATCACTTGTCGTCCCGTGACGGTATTGGAGGAATTTCTCCATTCCGGAGGGTCGCTCGCACTTGGGAACCCAGAGGATCGCGTTCATGGGTTCGAGCGAGGCTAGGACTTCGGCTTCGCCCGCACCGAGCGCCTCGGCAATCCAGCGGACTTCGTAGAGGCTCGGCCTGACGCGCCCGCTCTCGATGCGCGAGAGTGTCGTGCGGACGATGCCGGTTTTATGGGCGAGTTCCTTCTGGGAGAAACCCTTGATCTTGCGGAGGTGGGCGAGGCCCAGAATGGGTGTCTTCATGTCCGCAGGATGCAGGACTCCGGAGTGAACAAAAATAGACCTTGGGTGGGCGCGGAAAGTCTACTGCGTTGAACCAGCAGGTAGCGGGGCGACCTACCTGCTTCCTGCCCGGTCGGCCCGCACTTCGATCCACCTGGAATCGGATTCGCCCAGTTCGTTCTGGGTCAGCAGCAGGTGCTTGCCCGGCTCGGGAATCCACCACAGGCGCTCATCGGGCAAGGCTTTTCCGAGATACTTCCCATCGACGAACCAGCTGAGCGGCGCGCCGGATGCGCCCTCGGCTTCGAGCGGGATTTCCTGCTCGGTTGCCAAACGTCCGCCAATCAAAAAGACCACGTGTCCCGGAGGCGGTGAGATGATTGCGGGGCGCCCCTCGGATGCGGGGCGCCTGCATTCGGGGGCAAACGAGGGCGGTTCGGGCAGGGTGCGGTAGCGGTCCTTGAGCCACCTGCGCACGTTCGCGGGCCAGCGCAGAAAGGTCTGGGGCGCATGGCGTCTGCCCTCCATGCACAGCGGGCCCAGCGCGTGGCCCGTCTCGAGGTCGATCTCCCGTCGGGTGTGGAAGGGGCAGGGCTTCGAGGGTACGCTCTCGCCGCGGGCGAGGGCCTCCATCGCGTGCGGGCAGGCATCGGTGGGGACGTAACCCGAATAAGCGCAGAGCCTGACCGGTCGGAGATCCGCCGGCGGCAAGTCCCGGTGGCTCGCATCCTCGGCGGAGGCGAGTCCCTCCAGCAGGTCGAAGAGAATCGGCCCGGCGGCATCGGCCCCGACGAGTCTGTTGCTCGGTGAGTTGTCGAAGTTGCCGAGCCAGACAACAGCAGTGTAGCGGGGGCCCGAACCCGACGCCCAGGCATCGCGGTGGCCGAAACTCGTGCCCGTCTTCCAGTGGATACTCGGCGGCATGGCCGAGTAATCACGTCGTCCCGGAAAATCCGGGCGATCCCGGAGCGAGAGCGTCTGCCGGGTCAGATAGGTGGCACCTTCGGAAAAAGCGGAGAATCCCTCTGGGGCTGTCTCAGTAGTAGATCCGGAACTGTTTGCGGGTTGCAGCAGTTCCAGATGCCGGTAGCGGCCGTGATTGGCCAGGCTCGCGAAGAGGCCGGCGATTTCGAGCGGGGTGATCTCGACGCCGCCGATGGCAGCTGAGAGGCCGTAGTAGCCCGGCTCGCTCCGAAGACTTCGCACGCCCATGGATTGCAGCCTGCCCAGGAATCGCTCGACTCCAACCCTTCCCAGCAGATTCACGAAGGGGACGTTGAGCGACCAGGAAAGGGCTTCTTCCATGCGCACAAGTCCCCGGAATTCCTGGTCGTAGTTTTCGGGCGAATAGGAACCGTAGTGAACGGGGATGTCCTCCACCAGCGTTTGCGGAAGAACGATCCCCTGGTCGATTGCGGATGCATAGATGAATGGCTTGAGCAGCGAGCCCGGCGAGCGCGGCACGTCGAAACCGACAATCTGGGCGCCGTGGTCGTTTTCGAGAAACTCGAAATTGCCGATCAGCGCCTCGATCCGCGCGCTCCGGTGGTCGGCGATGACGACGGCGCCGTTGAAAATGCCGTCCGCGGCAAGGCTCGCGCGGGCACGGGTTAAGACGCCATCGGCGAATTGTTGCGTGGTTTTATCGAGTGTCGTGCGAATGCGCGCTTCCAGCGGATTGTTTTCCAGAAGCCAGCGCGCGGCATGGGGCGCCTCACGGGGGAAGGGTTTCAGCGAATGGGGCGCGGCCTTGGTGAGAGTCGATTCCACCGAAACGGCGGGCCACGGCCAGCCGCGCTCGCCCATGCGCCGGAGGATGGCATCGCGGGCAGCCGTTAACCTGGCAACATGCGGCTTCGTGGGGTAGCGGCTGTTTGGGTTCTGCGGCACCGCAAGAAGGGTGGCGATCTCCGAAGGCGAGAGCGCATCCGCCCGATGGCCAAAGTAGGCGAGCGAAGCGGCTTCAAGGCCTTCAATGTTGCGCCCATAGGGGATGAAGCTCAGATAGGCGTGGAGGATCTCCCGCTTGGAAAGGCGCAGTTCCAGTTGCAACGCGCGCAGGGCCTCGATGAACTTGGAGCTGAGGGTGCGCGGCCGGGGTTCGAGAACGCGCACGAGCTGCATGGTCAGCGTCGAGGCGCCCGATACCACGCCGCCTGCGGAGACGTTCTGGAAGAGCGCCCTGACAACCGCCAGCGGGTCCACTCCGGGATGCCACCAGAACCTGCCATCTTCGATCTCGACCAGGGCAGCCAGATAGTTGGGATCGACTTCGTCCACGGAAACGGGAATCCGCCACTTGTCATCGGTCGAGAGCGTTACATATGCGGGCGTGCCGTCCCGGAAGTAGACGACCCGGGAAGGCCCCGCGAGGAGCCGCTCAGGCAGCGGAACGAGGCATGCTGCGGCAACCACGCCCGCGCAGAGCCCGAGCACAAAAAGTGCGACTGCCCCCAGTGGAGAGCGAACTATTCGAGATAGGAGGCCCAAGGCCCGCTCACCTCAACGACGGTTC
Coding sequences within it:
- a CDS encoding helix-turn-helix domain-containing protein, translated to MSLDPGADSRSEAIGVILAELRELRAWLLARSPGPVSPSGISTSPIVPDSNARYKYKQSSQFFENRIQVEHILKEYFDEEEAAEYLRASPETIRRYARRKLLPFHQVGRRPVFSRADLDAFMRRQRRASQWPSGPERRTGP
- the pbpC gene encoding penicillin-binding protein 1C; translated protein: MVRSPLGAVALFVLGLCAGVVAAACLVPLPERLLAGPSRVVYFRDGTPAYVTLSTDDKWRIPVSVDEVDPNYLAALVEIEDGRFWWHPGVDPLAVVRALFQNVSAGGVVSGASTLTMQLVRVLEPRPRTLSSKFIEALRALQLELRLSKREILHAYLSFIPYGRNIEGLEAASLAYFGHRADALSPSEIATLLAVPQNPNSRYPTKPHVARLTAARDAILRRMGERGWPWPAVSVESTLTKAAPHSLKPFPREAPHAARWLLENNPLEARIRTTLDKTTQQFADGVLTRARASLAADGIFNGAVVIADHRSARIEALIGNFEFLENDHGAQIVGFDVPRSPGSLLKPFIYASAIDQGIVLPQTLVEDIPVHYGSYSPENYDQEFRGLVRMEEALSWSLNVPFVNLLGRVGVERFLGRLQSMGVRSLRSEPGYYGLSAAIGGVEITPLEIAGLFASLANHGRYRHLELLQPANSSGSTTETAPEGFSAFSEGATYLTRQTLSLRDRPDFPGRRDYSAMPPSIHWKTGTSFGHRDAWASGSGPRYTAVVWLGNFDNSPSNRLVGADAAGPILFDLLEGLASAEDASHRDLPPADLRPVRLCAYSGYVPTDACPHAMEALARGESVPSKPCPFHTRREIDLETGHALGPLCMEGRRHAPQTFLRWPANVRRWLKDRYRTLPEPPSFAPECRRPASEGRPAIISPPPGHVVFLIGGRLATEQEIPLEAEGASGAPLSWFVDGKYLGKALPDERLWWIPEPGKHLLLTQNELGESDSRWIEVRADRAGSR
- a CDS encoding helix-turn-helix transcriptional regulator, whose product is MKTPILGLAHLRKIKGFSQKELAHKTGIVRTTLSRIESGRVRPSLYEVRWIAEALGAGEAEVLASLEPMNAILWVPKCERPSGMEKFLQYRHGTTSDNPSGAI